In Cryptomeria japonica chromosome 5, Sugi_1.0, whole genome shotgun sequence, the genomic window TATAGGTACTTTGGACCATCTGTACCAACTAGCAACATGTTGCGCATGAAAGTAGCTCAATCAGCCCACTTTTACAAAGAAACTCTATCACAAACTTCTCTCCACAATAACAAAACCAAAAAAAGTCTTGAGTTAGGTtacaaatcaaaaacatttcatggtTTCAAGTGGTTCCATGCTCATTTACACGTTCAAACACCAAACCCTCACTTTTAGGACCCAAAACCTAGGGCTTCCTCAAAATTCCACTTCCAAACACTTACAAACCCAGCAAAAAGGTCAAACACCATCTTTTAAACATGGATAGACATAATCCATCATAAAATGGTACTCTTGTTCAAGCAAAACTCTTAGACCTATACAATAGCGTTATAGCGGCACAAAAACACTATTTTAGGTGACAAGAGtgctaaaacacagttttagcgctattgtctttcTTTGACTTGGATGCttgcaaaaatatataaaaaattcatGAAAAGAAAATATTCAAATTTGCGAAcagctggtccgtagtcatctggccactGGAATCGACGGATCCGCTCTAGTCGATGATCTACTATAGGTACTGACATGCTGACTGCTACTCACTCTTTCACCAGAAGTCACTATCATAGCTCTAAATTGCTAcggagatggatgcaaatgaggcTATGTTACCCCTTTCCCTCCATATATACCCTTACAGCCCTAAACCAATTTCaccccgctcaccgtcgtggtccccgtaaACTTCAACTATCTCTCATTTCTTCATTTTAActccaatttcttctattctttcaccgttattgctaaattcttctgtTCTACTTCCCCGccaattctcgttctttttcgagagatcgcccaatttgttaaaaaatttcaacccatctctcgagggggcataccacccactaaattaacatttatggggcatatttcttcgcaccaatttttctttctttgaaacgacgcgataaaccgcaccgtctcaaagaggggcaaatgtagtcacataaatttgtccatttaattaaatgaatatttactatttatttgattaataaaccaccaacaacttgttaattaaattaatatttaattaattcatcctcaaaaccttctcctattaattaaataaattattgaatttatttaaattaattcattaaaccaaatttaaagtcaattaaatgaataaatcctatttatttaatttaatcccctttcttcttttaaataaataattaaaacctttatttaaatcactaaaacaaacccccccacttgcattctcctacaaatacaagttgcaactacaattgaaataaattaattttattttaattaaaattctatttctccctcacccaccaaacccacttgcaatcctaaatccccttctagacccttctaaacACTTTCTAATcgttcctaattagtctaatcccatttcctaaatattatcacattcctaagcaacttgaagtcacttctcaaagactccaaagtctttgaaaaacatttaatgcttcatgtgctcaacaagctaacctctaaagtcttctaaaccatttatggctcttacatgaccattaatggttaactcaactcacccacatggttagagactttctctctaactcaacctccatttaacccatgtgtctcctcaagcgttcattgctttgaccatggttatcctcactaactcttgcacaagagttttgtCCAATGGATAATAGCATTATCCATTGGATAAGgggtttattcattcaacccaacttAACCcaacctcccaagttaaccctcaaagtcatgtcaagcatttaattcttattccctcccctctcaacccatatcttgatgatatttgtcatcttgggattgggttgaaagccctcacatggaccATAAGcccttcaatcccgacccttgttgaaattactcaatctcaaccatctattgctccattttttctataaatagagccgatttcttcataatccagatcctgaaatcttgtatgcatctaatttatagtgaattctagagagtaTTTTAGCATAATAATCTACATTTGTCATTTTGGTTAGAATTAATATTAGATAACTAGATAACATCTCATTTTAGCTTGTTCccatttgcattctcataagttttcattctacaatcttgaatctccataagacatccagaatagtgcaaaatgctactaagagctacactcatttgaaacttggagaggagaggaacaagggaggagtagctacaaacatggtggagggcatttggagatgtcttattgcatttttttagttttgttaagctttctatcttgtgttttgtgtctctcttgatatgctttcttaggatagtttttgatttgtgatttctaacactaacacttggtttgtttcttgtgtgtttgtgtttgtcttcttaacaatatcctaacaatcctttttttgcagtgcatcaaattcaaatttctcttCATGTTCTGGAATGTAAAAAATGATcataattaaaaacataaaaaatttaagaTTGATCACACAAAATTTGTATTCCTTAAATAAAACATGAATCAAAATGCTCTTATAAATACTCTTTAAATCCAAGTTATTCTTCATGTTCTTAAATGTAAAATATGACCATGATTAAAAaccttaattaaaaataaatacataatACATTACATATTTAGTTACCTTATTATGACTTGTGAACATAGAAGGCAACAAATTTTGAATTTGCATATAATAACATTATATATTCAATCAAAGGAGCAGAGAGAATCACGAGGTTAGAAAATTGGGACTTTTGATCTGACGAAGTTTTCTTTTGTTCGAAAGCAACTGAAAACTACTTATTAATCTTGCTGCTTTTAAGACCACGACGGTGATAAATTTAATATTCTTAATAACGTGTCGCCTAAGATAATGAAACATCGCAACAGCTTCCTATGCGTTTAAAATTTTTCTACATCTTCCATATATGTTCAGTAACAACTGTCTTCAAAATAACAGTGGGCTTTATTGTTTATACTTAGCATTAGCAATATCTGTGATTTGTTTAATGGTTTACAGACAGATATGGGATGTTTTCCTTTTTTTATAAGGAAAAGGGGAAAAAAAAGAAAATGTTAAGTGAAGTGAATTAAATATGTGTGCATCAAGATTTGACATGTGATGGAATAGGGAGCAAAATAAAACAAAGCTGAACAAAAGAcaaacaaattttttatttatCAGTTAATCAATTACAAGTGCCTCTTTTTTATGGAGGCTTTAGATCTTTTTGGAATGGGTAGGAGGTAGATGgaggaaattttaaaattttttgtatATGCAGAACACTAAAACATAACATATTGATAACATACCCACAAAGCATGTGAGATTATAGATGGGATAGATAATAGGTAAGATTAAATCCATTAAAATTCAATGATGATTTGTTGCGATCATTTTCATTAATGCTGCATGCAAACTTGAGGATACAGAGGATATGAGTGAGGATAGGTGAGATTATCTTCCAACAATATATATGGCTTTGAGATGTCATGATGAAACAGACAAACAAAGTACTGTTTTCAAATTGGTTTCTTCGTTGTTTCTTGTTTTCATGTTGTGGGATTAGTTTCAATTGATCTTCATCCATGTTAGTCATTAGTGTATATGAACATATCGATATGTCCAATCTTCATCTAAATTCTCTCCAGTATGAACACAATGCAATAGTTAAATGAATTATATATTTAGAGTATCCCAAAGCTATACCTTGTGGAGAACTTGAAAGTTAATGAAAGTGTATAGGTCTGCCAAGAAAGTTATGCGGATATTAGCTAAATAAACATAAGAATATAtggatataattttttttgaatttattaagTTAAACACATGCAACATATAAAGCagtaaagttcaaaattcaaaattagatcAACTAGTGGAGATATAACATTGCACAAGCAAAAACAATTACACAATAAACATCAAATGAACATGAGGAAAGGTCTCCAAACCCTTAAGATAATAACAACAAGGTGATTGGAGTCACACAACACCCTTCCTAAAGTTAAAAGACTCAATTTAGAAAATAGGGCCCTCTATTAGGTCCTAGATGTCACTCATGGACTCCAACAAGCACCACTTGGACCTAAACACTATAACACCACTCAATTTCACCCTAAACACCTTCAAGACACATCAAAGATTTCTTCAACACTATGAACCTTGATAGACACAATCAACGAGGTAAAACTAAACCTTCAAGCACCCAAAACCCTATTAGACTATCCCTTAGGATCATGGAAGTAACATAAGACTATGTTACTAACATAGGACTATGGCACTAACATAGGAGTATGGTGCTAACTTTGGGCTAATGAATGGAAAAAAGACTAATGCATGGTGTAAAGTGTCCCAAACTCACACAAGTGTCCTCAATATGCATGAGTGTCCTCGTTCTACGTTGACATCCACCTGGGATAGGTAACCCATTTTATTGTCCTCTAAGACGCACATTTATCTAGAACAGTGAGCTTCCCAATTGGATAGTTTGGTCCCTCAGACACCCCAAAACCATTGGTGAAGACAAAATACAATGACAACACGCAAAACAAGAGAACTAAACAAAAATGTTTTGTACCTCCTTATTGTTCAGATGCTAAAGTGCGTTTAGCATGGTAGAGGTCAAAAATAGTTTTTTTGGAGGTTTCTTGATGTTTCTAGTGGTACAATGTATCATCTTTTTGAGGAAATGATGGAAACCCTAAGCGACAAGTATATATTGTATTCTAAAGTTCATTTTGAGCACTTGCAAAATTGAGGAACTATTGATGTGAAAAGGTTGATTGATTCAAGCAAAACCATTCTTGCAAATTGATCAAAGTTATTTCtaagattttgattttcaatagaaAATTTTAagattattaatattttaaatagaTCTCGACCTAATTTTTGGAAACACCCATTTATACCCTATTGGTGCTTTTTCTCTTGTTCTTGTCAAAgttattcataaaaaaataaacgaatatttaaatgaattttattttcttaGTGTCTTATCAAAATCAATTTGTATTTTCAATTATAATTTTGTTTGATAATGGTAGAAATAAAATGTTATATGAATATGAGGGTATAAATAAAAAGAGGCATAAAGATGTCATTAAAAAATAGGCAACTAAGATATATGACCTAAAAGGATACTATATCATAATAGGAATTGTATAGGAGAGTTAGTATAATGAATATGTAGGGGCATAATTTAAGTTGTAGGTATTACTTAGGATTCAATGATTGAAAATGATGTAGAATAAGTTTGGGGATTCTAATTTTTGGTTTCCAAGTGAACCAATCTTTTATATATACCCAAAACATTTTCTAGTAATGAAATCAATTATGAATAAGCTAATCTTATTCtagatcaagaattttatgtctTGATATGACAAACATATTtagatattttttaataattaactCTATTACTATGATCTTTACTAATGATAGAAGCAAGTTGAGAATCCTTACATTTGTCTCATAGACTAAGAATATATGTTTGCAACTTAGTGACAACATTTCCTATAAGATATTAGTCTTTCAAGATTTTAAAATTAGAAGTATACATATTAAAAAATTTAAGACAACCCTTCCAAATCATTTGTGGTATAATCATTTGAAGACACGTTATACAATTGTATAAAAGAAATGTGAAAAACTTGTATACATAAAAACTTCACTGCAAATAAAGTTGGCATGAATACAGCCACTTTCCGTCATGCGTGACAACAAAGTAAATTAGTTTTTTAACCGTTTTAGTTACTGAATGATCTGTGGAAACTGtatgcatttaatattttctgtTACTATAATTTATACAGGAAGGACCTCTGGACGAATACATTCAGAAATTCAATGTTCAACAGGAATGACCTCTGCATTCACTGACCAATACATTCAGAAATTCAATGTTCAAAAAGGTATAGGATAAAACTATCCAGCAAAGCAAAACATCTGTAGCTCCATTTTAGGTGAAAGCACAAGACTGCAATTACGCTGGCAAATCCTACCCCAAAACATAACCCCACTGCAACTGCCCACCATCGATCCAATTCATCTGTATCTGTGTCTGTGCCTCTAACTCCTGTGCTATTCGATTGTAATTGGCTACCTCTTCCACCAGAAACAGATCCCACTGTTTTGTTTTCCAAGGGAGGCCCGTGAAGATTCGGATTCCCCAAATAAGAAGCAGCCTCAAATGTTGCAAATTGCTTGCCCTGCGGTATTAATCCAGAAAGGTTGTTGTATGAAAGATTTAAAACGGAAAGGAATGTGAGACTTACAAGTTCTCCTGGAATGATTCCTGATAGCATGTTTTGTGAGAGATCCAAAGATTCCAGATGAGCCATACCTCCCAAGGATTCAGGAATTTTGCCTCTCAGACTGTTGCTTGAAATGTTCAGAGCAATTAAACCCTTAAGGTCTCCTAACTCGTGAGGAATATTGCCTGATAGCCTGTTGTAGGAAAGATCCATTAGTTTGAAGGCGCTGATAATCTTAGAGTATAGGGTTTCTCGTCCCTTAATCCAAACTGTTACTTGATTCATGAACGTTATTCGAAGCATGGGACCAAAACCATATGTATATTGCTGAACCTGGATCATCTCTATTTCGTCAATTTGCGATTGATCCGCCATAGCAGTCAACTTTCTCAAACTCTGAGGAACAGATCCTGATAAATTGTTATGAGATAAATCCAGAATCTGAAGATTCGGTAGAGTAAGCAACTCTGGCGGAAAACTGCCTTGAAACTCATTAAAAGCCAAGCTGAGAATTCGCAACTCTGACAGTTCTCCAATCCAAACCGGGATGTTCCCTTGGAATCTGTTATTTCCTATGTCAAATACTTGAAGATCTGCACAATTTGCTATTGAAGAAGGAATATTACCTTGCAATTTGTTTTGACCGAGATTTAGTGCCTGAAGTCCAGCCAGATTTCCTAGCACTTCCGGTATCTCACCTTGCAAACTATTTTGAGCCAAATTCAAGACTATCAGCGAAATACATTTTCCCAGATCTGTAGGAATTAGATCAGTTAGCCCATTCTTTGACAGATCTAAAAATATAATCATTGAATATCCCGAGCATATAGAACGTGGAATAGAACCGTTGAACCTGTTTTCTGACATGTCTAAATAATATGGAGTAAAATCTGGAATAGAGCCATGTAAACTATTGTTATGCAGGTCTATACTTGGATTGAACATGGAAATAACAGGGGGCAAAGAACCTTCCAGTTGATTATGTGAAAGATTGAGCACTATAAGATCAGGAAGATCCCACAACCAAGTAGGAATATTTCCCACAATGTGGTTTTCTGACAGGTCCACATTTTGTAACGAATATTGAGTAGACAAGAAACCAGGAATCTCCCCTTGAAGATTACAAGACCTTAACCCCAGGTACTCCAGTTGGGCAAGCTGCGGAATCCAACTCAAAGAGATATCAACTGCAAATtggtttccagaaaagtccaattCTTTGAGGTTAGCCAGATTTTCCAACAAGGAATCAGAAATGCTGCCGTTTAAATTGTTGGAGCTGAGAAACAACTTTTCTAGTCGGACAAGctttgaaatggtgtgtggaaaTGTTCCAAACAACTGATTATTCTCTAGATATAGTTCAGATAGTGCAGACAACTGATCCCAAAATAGAGGGATAAGACCATGCAGTTGGTTGTAACTGAGGTCTAGATGTTGAAGGGAAGAAAGCCTACCAAAGGATGACGGTATACCGCCCTTCAAATTGTTATGTGAAAGATCAATCCTCCAAAGAGGAAACACAATTCCAGATGCTGATCCAAAAGGGGGTAAATCCCCTGTGAAATTATTCCATGCGAGAGCCAATGTCTTAAGCGTTGAAAAATTTGCGAAGGAGTGAGGAATTACTCCTCCAAGATAGCTGTTAAGTGACAACTGAATATTGCTCATGCTTGAACGGTGCAAGAAATCTGAAGAGATGGAACCCTTGAGAAAACAAGAAGTGAGATCAAGAGAAACCAAAGACGAGACATTCTGAAACCAAGCTGGCACTGGGAATGGAAATGAATTCAGTTGAAGATGGAGATGCGACAACTGAGTGAGGTTTAGGAGAAAAGGTATTGTACCTGAAAGTCCACATTCAGAGAGGTGAATCTCCCTGAGACCAGAAAGGCCGCTAAGCGCGTTACCCCAATCCTCCGATGCCATTGACAGATTCACCAAGCTCATATCCAAGTATTCCAAGCTTCTCAGATTTCTTATCCATTCTGCAAATCTCCGACTCTCCAGTTTAGGTGCTGCCATTGTTGACAGATCCAGATGGCGCAAAGTTGTAATATTTCCCAGCTCCTTAGGGATCTCACCTCCAAATCCAGCACGTGCCAAGCCAAGGAAAGTAAGCCTCTGGAGCTTTGCTAACTGAGGGGATATGGTAGTACCAGTGAACTGATTTCCACTCAAATCCAAATATTGTAAATATTTCAAGTTAAACAGGGACGGACGAATCACCCCAGTCAAAAAAACGTCTGGATAATTACGGTTTTTGAGGTCGAGGGAAACAACATGGCCAGATTGATGGTCACACAGAACACCCTCCCATTGGCAACAGTTGAATTGCTTCCACGAGCTTAATCGGCCAGAGAAAGCATCGAGGCCGCCTTTAAAGTCGAGAAGGTAACTTCTTTCATCATTTCGGCAAGCGTTAACAACCGAGAAATGTAAGTGGAACATTATCATCATCTTTATACAGAATGAAACGGTAGCCATGGTTGTATACAACAGATCTGAAGGGCGAATGAATTAAAGGTTGTGGGTCATTAAGAAAGCCTTCTTCCCTGTAACACTGTTTTAATTAAAAGCACTTGTATATTCGAGTCGGCACTTTTTGTGTTTGACTGACTCTTTGATCCGTCACTGTTCTTCAACACGCATACGTCTCTTCAAACCTACCACCATTATTTTCCTTCTACATCCATTGAGCTACGTCGGTCGATAATTACATTTCCTTATTATAATTAGCGGAGTCATATTCCTTTGTGCACTAGGGGTTTATCTACATTGTGAGGTAGTGGATATGGCGGAACAAGTGACCGTGCTAAGGTAAGAAGAATAattttcttccatcatccataataaatttatctGCAGAGGAATTACAAAAGACTTCACTGAACTGAAAAAAAAGAGTCAAAGATAAAACTTTGAAGAAAACAGATAAATTGACAATATCACTTCAAACAAAGTAATCCTCTTTTTCTGAAGGGGTGTCATAAATATGAATAAAATCAAAGCTGTACAAGCCAGGGAAAGTAATGTAGTTCCAGTGCATCTGTATAATCAATCACTAACAGACGAGCAAAAAGCATGTAAAGGCAAAGTGATTTGCTGTCTCTTAATTGGACTTTCATTAGTGTGAAATGATTCTATGGACAAAACTGGATTTTCACTACAGTGAATTGATTCTGCTTGGCTTTTTGAATACTAATACATTAATCCTAACATGATTTTATCATGGAGATAACTTCAAATGATTCAACCTGCTTATCTTTCGCGAAAAGACTTACAGCTGCCTGTAATCTGACGCGTACAAGGTTGGTTTGAATACTAATACATTAATCCTAGCATGATTTTATCATGGAGATAACTTCAAATGATTCTACCTGCTTATCTTTCGCGAAAAGACTTACAGGTGCCCGTAATTTGACGCGTACAAGGTTGGTTTGAAAGCAGTTGGAAATTACTTGTCCAACACGTCTTGACAATGCTAAAT contains:
- the LOC131040712 gene encoding receptor-like protein EIX1, with translation MATVSFCIKMMIMFHLHFSVVNACRNDERSYLLDFKGGLDAFSGRLSSWKQFNCCQWEGVLCDHQSGHVVSLDLKNRNYPDVFLTGVIRPSLFNLKYLQYLDLSGNQFTGTTISPQLAKLQRLTFLGLARAGFGGEIPKELGNITTLRHLDLSTMAAPKLESRRFAEWIRNLRSLEYLDMSLVNLSMASEDWGNALSGLSGLREIHLSECGLSGTIPFLLNLTQLSHLHLQLNSFPFPVPAWFQNVSSLVSLDLTSCFLKGSISSDFLHRSSMSNIQLSLNSYLGGVIPHSFANFSTLKTLALAWNNFTGDLPPFGSASGIVFPLWRIDLSHNNLKGGIPSSFGRLSSLQHLDLSYNQLHGLIPLFWDQLSALSELYLENNQLFGTFPHTISKLVRLEKLFLSSNNLNGSISDSLLENLANLKELDFSGNQFAVDISLSWIPQLAQLEYLGLRSCNLQGEIPGFLSTQYSLQNVDLSENHIVGNIPTWLWDLPDLIVLNLSHNQLEGSLPPVISMFNPSIDLHNNSLHGSIPDFTPYYLDMSENRFNGSIPRSICSGYSMIIFLDLSKNGLTDLIPTDLGKCISLIVLNLAQNSLQGEIPEVLGNLAGLQALNLGQNKLQGNIPSSIANCADLQVFDIGNNRFQGNIPVWIGELSELRILSLAFNEFQGSFPPELLTLPNLQILDLSHNNLSGSVPQSLRKLTAMADQSQIDEIEMIQVQQYTYGFGPMLRITFMNQVTVWIKGRETLYSKIISAFKLMDLSYNRLSGNIPHELGDLKGLIALNISSNSLRGKIPESLGGMAHLESLDLSQNMLSGIIPGELVSLTFLSVLNLSYNNLSGLIPQGKQFATFEAASYLGNPNLHGPPLENKTVGSVSGGRGSQLQSNSTGVRGTDTDTDELDRWWAVAVGLCFGVGFASVIAVLCFHLKWSYRCFALLDSFILYLFEH